In one window of Paraflavitalea soli DNA:
- a CDS encoding START-like domain-containing protein, with amino-acid sequence MSKKQQFTLEYPLRCSPSILYEFLSTAAGLQEWFADKVDERDNVFSFSWNGTTDRAEVLETEQDKYIRFHWLHQPTDEFFEFRIEKSEVTNQTILVIRDFAEKGEVKDQSQLWAYQVKDLFHRLGN; translated from the coding sequence ATGAGTAAGAAACAACAATTTACGTTAGAGTATCCGTTAAGATGTTCTCCTTCCATTTTATATGAATTCCTTAGTACAGCTGCTGGTTTGCAGGAATGGTTTGCTGATAAAGTGGATGAGCGGGATAATGTTTTTAGTTTTTCCTGGAATGGGACAACAGATAGGGCTGAAGTATTAGAGACTGAGCAGGATAAATACATCCGGTTTCATTGGTTACACCAACCTACTGATGAATTTTTTGAGTTTCGCATTGAGAAATCAGAAGTTACTAATCAGACTATTTTGGTGATCCGTGATTTTGCAGAGAAAGGGGAAGTGAAAGATCAAAGCCAGTTATGGGCTTATCAGGTTAAGGACTTATTTCACCGCCTGGGCAATTAA